In Macadamia integrifolia cultivar HAES 741 chromosome 13, SCU_Mint_v3, whole genome shotgun sequence, one DNA window encodes the following:
- the LOC122058722 gene encoding WRKY transcription factor 72A-like, with the protein MGSTSRTLSSIKDDQMDDQLESARAEIGKVKEENEVLKMNLSKMMKEYHSLQLYLTNMIQQDEAKISADTAPTNQQIEEPEISLSLGRLSSEPKKKEKRSNFSNDRDDEASQQTHLKKTRVSVRARCDTPTMNDGCQWRKYGQKIAKGNPCPRAYYRCTVSPTCPVRKRVQRCAEDMSILITTYEGNHNHPLSISATAAASTSSAAASMLMFGSSSSGSALGASAITTTSADLHGLNFNLSDNKSARQFYLPNSLISSSPSYPTITLDLTAPPSSSSSSSSQFNRLNTSFHSTPRYSTSLGNAYLSYGTQSYHKGHIGSLSLGKQPQEHFYQPYIQKNNPIPQQAMSETFAATTKAITSDPSLRSVLEAAIRSIVNKGSTGENFGQNLKRG; encoded by the exons atggGCAGCACCTCAAGAACATTATCTTCAATCAAAGATGATCAA ATGGACGATCAGCTTGAATCTGCAAGGGCTGAAATAGGCaaagtgaaagaagaaaatgaagtatTGAAGATGAATCTATCAAAAATGATGAAGGAATATCATTCTCTCCAATTGTATCTCACGAACATGATACAACAAGATGAAGCTAAGATATCTGCAGATACAGCCCCTACCAATCAACAAATTGAAGAACCGGAAATTTCACTTAGCCTTGGAAGACTTTCAAGTGAacccaaaaagaaagagaagagaagcaaCTTCAGTAATGATAGAGATGATGAAGCTTCACAACAGACCCACTTGAAGAAAACAAGAGTTTCTGTGAGAGCAAGATGTGATACCCCCACG ATGAATGATGGCTGCCAATGGAGGAAATACGGGCAAAAAATAGCTAAAGGCAATCCATGCCCTAGGGCATACTACCGATGCACAGTTTCACCTACATGCCCAGTAAGAAAGCGG GTCCAAAGATGTGCAGAGGACATGTCTATCTTAATAACCACCTACGAAGGAAACCACAATCACCCCCTATCAATTTCAGCGACAGCCGCGGCTTCTACCTCATCTGCAGCTGCTTCCATGCTCATGTTTGGCTCGTCGAGCTCCGGATCAGCCCTTGGGGCATCAGCTATCACCACTACCTCTGCTGATCTACATGGTCTAAACTTCAATCTCTCAGATAACAAAAGCGCAAGACAGTTCTACCTACCCAACTCCTTAATCTCATCTTCACCCTCATACCCTACCATCACCCTTGACCTTACTGCACCACCGTCCtcttcatcctcctcatctTCCCAATTCAACAGGCTAAATACGAGCTTCCATTCCACCCCAAGATATTCAACATCTTTGGGCAATGCTTACCTAAGCTATGGCACTCAGTCCTACCACAAAGGCCACATTGGATCATTAAGTCTTGGAAAGCAACCTCAGGAACATTTCTACCAACCTTATATACAAAAGAACAACCCAATTCCACAACAGGCCATGTCTGAAACATTTGCAGCCACAACCAAGGCCATCACATCGGACCCAAGTTTACGATCAGTTCTAGAGGCCGCGATCAGGTCGATAGTAAACAAAGGTAGTACTGGGGAGAATTTTGGGCAGAATTTGAAGAGGGGGTGA
- the LOC122058607 gene encoding WRKY transcription factor 72B-like gives METSLKRSVGIGSMVKEERRMESNGDDQSSGETGKVRYGREIPEDISSKPSSPNRKDTAMSKQVPTLALIERTSMDSTPRGSSSIKMDQVDQLESARSEMGKVKQENEVLKMTLSQIMKEYRSLQMHLMSMVHQEEAKRSTDTAPATNQEIEEPEISLSLGRISSEPKKEEKSPSNSSNDKKDDKQLKEGLDLRLDCKFEGSSNPCSNEPTLNLSSPETNFEEPKKEEPGEIWPPSKILKTMRSADDDEASQQPQVKKTRVSVRARCDTPTLNDGCQWRKYGQKIAKGNPCPRAYYRCTVAPACPVRKQVQRCAEDMSILITTYEGNHNHPLSVSATAMASTTSAAASMLLSGSSSSGSALGASATTTTSADLHGLSFNLSDNTRARQFYLPNSSISSLPSYPTITLDLTAPPPSSSSSSSSQFNRLNSSFHSTPRYSTSFNFSSSESHALPTSWGNGSLSYGSQSYNRGQIGPLSLGKQPQEHFYQPYMQKNNPTPPQQAMTETIAAATKAITSDPSFRSVLEAAITSIVNKGSTGENFGQNLKWGEHFTSTSPYS, from the exons ATGGAGACTTCCTTGAAAAGATCTGTTGGGATTGGAAGCATGGttaaggaagagagaagaatggAATCTAATGGTGATGATCAAAGCTCAGGAGAGACTGGAAAG GTGAGATATGGACGAGAAATCCCAGAGGATATCAGTTCAAAGCCGTCGTCACCTAACCGAAAAGATACAGCCATGAGCAAACAG GTTCCCACTTTGGCTCTgattgaaagaacatcaatggACAGCACCCCAAGAGGTTCATCGTCAATAAAAATGGACCAG GTGGATCAGCTTGAATCTGCAAGGTCTGAAATGGGAAAAGTGAAACAAGAAAATGAAGTCTTGAAGATGACTCTATCGCAAATTATGAAGGAATACAGATCTCTTCAAATGCATCTCATGAGCATGGTTCATCAAGAAGAAGCCAAGAGATCTACAGATACAGCTCCTGCTACTAATCAAGAAATTGAAGAACCAGAAATTTCACTTAGCCTTGGAAGGATTTCAAGTGAGCccaaaaaggaggagaagagtccTAGCAACTCCAGTAATGATAAAAAGGATGATAAGCAATTAAAAGAAGGTTTGGATCTTAGGCTGGACTGCAAGTTTGAAGGGTCCTCTAACCCTTGTTCGAATGAACCCACGTTGAACTTATCAAGCCCTGAAACTAACTTTGAAGAACCCAAGAAAGAGGAACCCGGAGAAATATGGCCACCCAGTAAAATTCTCAAGACTATGAGAAGTGCAGATGATGATGAAGCTTCACAACAGCCCCAAGTGAAGAAAACTAGGGTTTCTGTGAGAGCAAGATGTGATACCCCCACG CTGAACGATGGGTGCCAATGGAGGAAATACGGGCAGAAAATCGCAAAAGGCAACCCATGTCCTCGGGCATACTACCGATGCACAGTTGCACCTGCATGCCCAGTGAGAAAGCAG GTCCAAAGATGTGCAGAGGACATGTCTATCTTGATCACCACCTACGAAGGAAACCACAATCACCCCCTATCAGTTTCAGCGACAGCCATGGCTTCCACCACATCTGCAGCTGCTTCCATGCTCTTGTCTGGCTCGTCGAGCTCCGGATCAGCCCTTGGGGCATCAGCTACCACCACTACCTCTGCTGATCTTCATGGTTTAAGCTTCAACCTCTCAGATAACACAAGAGCTAGGCAGTTCTATCTACCCAACTCCTCAATCTCATCTTTACCCTCATACCCAACCATCACTCTTGACCTAACTGCACCACCAccatcctcttcatcatcttcatcttcccaATTCAACAGGTTAAATTCAAGCTTCCATTCCACCCCAAGATATTCAAcaagtttcaatttttcttcctcagaaTCCCATGCCCTACCAACATCTTGGGGAAATGGGTCCCTGAGCTATGGAAGTCAGTCCTACAATAGAGGACAAATTGGTCCCTTAAGTCTTGGAAAGCAACCTCAGGAACATTTCTACCAACCTTACATGCAAAAGAACAATCCAACTCCTCCACAACAGGCCATGACTGAAACTATTGCCGCCGCAACCAAGGCCATCACATCGGACCCAAGCTTCCGATCAGTTCTAGAAGCTGCAATCACATCGATAGTAAACAAAGGTAGCACTGGAGAGAATTTTGGCCAGAATTTGAAGTGGGGTGAGCACTTCACTTCCACTTCTCCCTACTCCTAA